A single Populus nigra chromosome 13, ddPopNigr1.1, whole genome shotgun sequence DNA region contains:
- the LOC133670555 gene encoding probable carboxylesterase 17 → MAAISFDPRVNLQMSKNSHGVISEEIEGLIRVYKDGRIERPPIVPNVPCNVAPVDDVTAKDVVIDKFTNLWARIYVTKRSGILPLLVYFHGGGFCVASAAWICYHEFLANLASKAGCIIVSVNYRLAPENRLPTAYEDGIKTLMWVKQQTLNCSPEHNWWLSRCNFSSFFLAGDSAGANIAYNMATRLGSSNNPDCMTIKPLCLKGIILIQPFFGGEARTLSEKNMTQPANSALTLSASDTYWLLSLPLGSTRDHPYCNPLANGASKLRDQRFPATMVCISEMDILKDRNLEFCAALVNAGKRVEKMIYKGVGHAFQVLLNSHLSQIRVQEMVSHLKAFIHQ, encoded by the coding sequence atggCTGCCATTTCGTTTGATCCAAGAGTAAATCTTCAAATGAGCAAGAACTCTCACGGCGTAATCAGTGAAGAAATTGAAGGACTCATCAGAGTTTACAAAGATGGACGCATCGAAAGGCCTCCTATAGTTCCTAATGTTCCTTGCAATGTGGCGCCAGTAGATGATGTGACAGCAAAAGATGTTGTTATCGATAAGTTCACTAACTTGTGGGCACGCATTTACGTCACAAAACGCTCAGGCATACTGCCTTTGCTTGTTTACTTCCATGGAGGTGGATTTTGTGTTGCTTCAGCTGCTTGGATTTGTTACCATGAGTTCTTGGCCAATCTTGCTTCTAAAGCAGGTTGCATCATTGTATCCGTAAACTACCGTCTAGCCCCAGAAAACCGTCTCCCTACTGCTTACGAAGACGGCATCAAGACCCTTATGTGGGTAAAACAACAGACTCTAAATTGTTCTCCTGAGCATAACTGGTGGTTAAGTCGGTGCAATTTCTCTAGCTTTTTCTTAGCTGGTGACAGTGCTGGAGCAAACATAGCATACAATATGGCTACAAGGCTAGGGTCCAGTAACAATCCTGATTGCATGACAATTAAGCCTTTGTGTCTCAAGGGCATCATCTTGATCCAACCTTTCTTTGGAGGAGAGGCACGAACTTTGTCCGAGAAAAACATGACTCAACCAGCTAACTCAGCACTGACTCTATCGGCTTCTGACACGTATTGGCTGTTATCACTGCCTTTAGGGTCTACCCGTGATCATCCATACTGCAACCCTTTAGCAAACGGTGCGAGCAAGTTGCGGGATCAAAGATTTCCAGCAACAATGGTATGCATATCTGAGATGGATATACTTAAGGATAGAAACTTGGAGTTTTGTGCTGCTTTGGTTAATGCTGGTAAGAGGGTAGAAAAAATGATTTACAAAGGAGTTGGCCATGCATTTCAAGTTCTACTTAATTCTCATCTCTCCCAAATCCGCGTTCAAGAGATGGTGTCCCATCTCAAGGCTTTCATCCACCAATGA